Proteins found in one Macaca mulatta isolate MMU2019108-1 chromosome Y, T2T-MMU8v2.0, whole genome shotgun sequence genomic segment:
- the CYorf15A gene encoding Putative gamma-taxilin 2 — MEEAGICGLREKADMLCNSESNDILQHQDSNYSATSNKHLLEDREGSDFITKNRSWVSPVHCTQESRKELPEQEVAPPRGQQDLQCSRNKEKVLGKEVLLLMQALNTLSTPEEKLAALCKKYADLENSPLL, encoded by the exons ATGGAAGAAGCTGGAATTTGTGGGCTAAGAGAGAAAGCAGATATGTTGTGTAACTCTGAATCAAATGATATTCTTCAACATCAAGACTCAAATTACAGTGCCACAAGTAATAAGCATTTGTTGGAAGACAGAGAAGGCAGTGACTTTATAACAAAGAACAGGAGTTGGGTGAGCCCAGTGCACTGCACTCAAGAGTCAAGAAAGGAGCTTCCTGAGCAAGAAGTAGCCCCTCCCCGTGGTCAACAAGATTTACAATGCAGCAGGAACAAAGAAAAAGTCTTAG GAAAAGAAGTGTTATTACTGATGCAAGCCCTAAACACTCTTTCGACTCCAGAGGAGAAGTTGGCAGCTCTTTGTAAGAAATATGCTGATCTT GAAAATTCACCTCTTCTATAG